A window of Halobellus sp. LT62 contains these coding sequences:
- a CDS encoding universal stress protein translates to MTERRPLSVDLVLAPVDASDESADAVAHAAAIAAKYDATVHVVHVLGEEVVEAIEDGDVDDAQVAADGEAITETAERIAAEHDVPLSTSVAYGFSTKMKLRHPGSVVLDTAEELDADFLVVPREPISGDPGEVLAKAAEYVLLYASQPVLSV, encoded by the coding sequence ATGACCGAACGCCGACCGCTGTCGGTCGACCTCGTACTCGCCCCCGTCGACGCGAGCGACGAATCGGCAGACGCGGTAGCGCACGCCGCCGCGATCGCCGCCAAGTACGATGCGACGGTTCACGTCGTCCACGTGCTCGGAGAGGAGGTCGTCGAGGCGATCGAAGACGGCGACGTCGACGACGCACAGGTCGCCGCCGACGGCGAAGCGATCACCGAGACCGCCGAACGGATCGCCGCCGAGCACGACGTCCCGCTGTCGACGTCGGTCGCGTACGGCTTCTCGACGAAGATGAAGCTCAGACATCCGGGGAGCGTCGTGCTCGACACCGCCGAGGAACTCGACGCGGACTTTCTGGTCGTTCCCCGCGAGCCGATCTCGGGCGATCCCGGCGAGGTGCTCGCGAAGGCGGCGGAGTACGTTCTGCTGTACGCGAGCCAGCCTGTTCTCTCGGTGTAG
- a CDS encoding matrixin, with product MSKRSHRLAVVSLALLLALAGCAGSTVDLPSTGIGEDGGASTSSTGGATGTTGESTSPSSPSEQPSATPTAVSDGSNPWGPDPVVVGVRDTAGTDREWTPLVEEAAGYWETNAERFAGFPVDYEIRPDASNPDLVVEFVDEIPECDGSGDAAGCAPLIEDARQIDRPETVYIRTGFSDDSTVRVVEHEFGHTLGLTHDDAPAEIMASQTVLYTEPQPDATERAFPWEDADFTVHVDAENASDPDGMRTQVEHALAYYEDGPEGEDAPEGMPTNLSFTTVDDPEEADIVIRAVETSPCGEGAASCGATAGTDPDGDGAIETYTSMRISLVDLDTDAVGWHVGYWLANGFGAEDDADKPSPFRDASYEERRSEWWA from the coding sequence ATGTCGAAGCGGTCGCACCGACTGGCTGTCGTCTCGCTGGCGCTCCTCCTCGCGCTCGCCGGCTGTGCCGGATCGACGGTCGACCTCCCGTCCACCGGGATCGGCGAGGACGGCGGGGCGTCGACGTCGTCGACGGGGGGAGCCACGGGAACGACCGGGGAGTCCACGTCCCCGTCGTCGCCGTCGGAACAGCCGTCCGCGACGCCGACGGCCGTTTCCGACGGGTCGAACCCGTGGGGGCCGGATCCCGTCGTCGTCGGCGTCCGCGACACCGCGGGGACCGACCGCGAGTGGACACCGCTCGTCGAGGAGGCGGCCGGCTACTGGGAGACCAACGCCGAGCGCTTCGCGGGCTTCCCGGTCGACTACGAGATCCGTCCGGACGCGTCGAATCCCGACCTCGTCGTCGAGTTCGTCGACGAGATTCCCGAGTGCGACGGCTCGGGCGACGCCGCGGGCTGTGCGCCGCTGATCGAGGACGCACGACAGATCGATCGTCCCGAGACGGTGTACATTCGCACGGGCTTTTCGGACGACTCGACGGTCCGGGTGGTCGAACACGAGTTCGGACACACCCTCGGGCTCACCCACGACGACGCGCCCGCGGAAATAATGGCCAGCCAGACCGTGTTGTACACCGAACCACAACCCGACGCGACCGAGCGCGCGTTCCCGTGGGAGGACGCCGACTTTACCGTCCACGTCGACGCCGAGAATGCGAGCGATCCCGACGGAATGCGAACGCAAGTCGAGCACGCGTTGGCGTACTACGAGGACGGTCCAGAGGGCGAGGACGCCCCGGAGGGAATGCCGACGAACCTCTCGTTCACGACGGTCGATGACCCCGAGGAGGCGGATATCGTGATCCGGGCCGTCGAGACGTCGCCGTGCGGTGAGGGAGCCGCATCCTGCGGCGCGACCGCCGGCACGGATCCCGACGGCGACGGCGCAATCGAGACCTACACGTCGATGCGGATCTCGCTCGTCGACCTCGACACCGACGCGGTCGGCTGGCACGTCGGCTACTGGCTCGCGAACGGGTTCGGAGCCGAGGACGACGCCGACAAGCCGTCGCCGTTCCGCGATGCTTCCTACGAGGAGCGTCGCAGCGAGTGGTGGGCGTAG
- a CDS encoding universal stress protein, whose product MKILLGVGGSDESRQALHRTVERAVVTGDDLTVAILEEVTGDRSVDDIEADVNAALEENGLDADVRYIDGNAGSELVSIAESEGFDQIALSGGTTSPMGKIQLSSTAEFVLLNSHVSVTLIR is encoded by the coding sequence ATGAAAATTCTCTTGGGCGTCGGCGGGTCCGACGAGTCGCGCCAAGCGTTACATCGGACGGTCGAACGGGCGGTCGTGACGGGCGACGACCTGACCGTCGCGATTCTCGAGGAAGTCACCGGCGATCGCTCCGTCGACGACATCGAAGCCGACGTCAACGCCGCGCTCGAGGAGAACGGCCTCGACGCGGACGTCCGGTACATCGACGGAAACGCCGGAAGCGAACTCGTCTCGATCGCCGAGTCGGAAGGCTTCGATCAGATCGCACTCAGCGGGGGGACGACCAGTCCGATGGGAAAGATCCAGCTCAGTAGCACCGCGGAGTTCGTCCTCCTGAACTCCCACGTCAGCGTCACTCTCATCAGATGA
- a CDS encoding cysteine hydrolase family protein encodes MSTEAFDPDRTAVVVVDMQNGFCHPDGSLHAPASEAVIDDVTDLVDDARDAGARIVYTRDVHPPEQFDEAHYYDEFARWGEHVVENSWEAELVDELDVREGDHVVEKHTYDAFYETELDGWLSARGVDDLLVCGTLANVCVLHTAGSAGLRDYRPVLIEDAIGAIEEAHKEYALDHADWLFGEVATRDDIAFG; translated from the coding sequence ATGTCGACCGAAGCGTTCGATCCCGACCGAACCGCCGTCGTCGTCGTCGATATGCAGAACGGTTTCTGTCATCCCGACGGGAGCCTCCACGCGCCCGCGAGCGAGGCCGTCATCGATGACGTAACCGACCTCGTCGACGACGCTCGCGACGCCGGCGCGCGGATCGTCTACACCCGCGACGTCCACCCGCCGGAGCAGTTCGACGAGGCGCACTACTACGACGAGTTCGCCCGCTGGGGCGAACACGTCGTCGAGAACTCTTGGGAGGCCGAACTCGTCGACGAACTCGACGTTCGCGAGGGCGACCACGTCGTCGAAAAGCACACCTACGACGCCTTTTATGAGACGGAACTCGACGGCTGGCTCTCCGCGCGCGGCGTCGACGACCTCCTCGTTTGCGGCACGCTCGCGAACGTCTGCGTCCTCCACACGGCGGGCAGCGCCGGACTGCGCGACTACCGCCCGGTACTGATCGAGGACGCTATCGGGGCCATCGAGGAGGCCCACAAGGAGTACGCCCTCGACCACGCCGATTGGCTCTTCGGCGAGGTGGCGACACGAGACGACATCGCGTTCGGGTAA
- a CDS encoding nicotinate phosphoribosyltransferase has translation MEFDIVGPDAISEGSATDAYFDRTETTLRHAGRNPRVVAEVTADQFPDGDYELLAGVKDAAALLEGKDVDVDVVPPGRLFDGGPVMRIEGEYLEFARFETSLLGFLSHASGVATAALDVRRAAPASTVLSFGARHVHPSIAAMIERSALVAGLDGFSHVAAGEVIDREAGGTMPHALLICFGRDNQEQAWRAFDDAVDEDVPRVALCDTYSDETDEALRAAEALGDRLDSVRLDTTGSRRGDFRHIIREVRWTLDTYDHEDVDIFVSGGLGPSDLRELDDVADGFGVGGYVSNADPVDFALDIVEVDGEPAAKRGKLTGAKAVYRTPGGGHHVGRRDESGPEEGEALLRPLVRGGDIVDDVDLGIDAAAERAARDAERCGYGADDANSQ, from the coding sequence ATGGAGTTCGACATCGTCGGTCCCGACGCCATCAGTGAGGGGTCGGCGACCGACGCGTACTTCGATCGGACGGAGACGACGCTCCGGCACGCGGGGCGGAACCCCCGCGTCGTCGCGGAGGTGACCGCCGATCAGTTCCCCGACGGCGACTACGAACTGCTGGCGGGCGTCAAAGACGCCGCCGCGCTTTTAGAAGGGAAGGACGTCGACGTCGACGTCGTCCCGCCGGGGCGACTGTTCGACGGCGGCCCAGTGATGCGGATCGAGGGCGAGTATCTCGAGTTCGCGCGCTTCGAGACATCGCTGCTCGGATTTCTCTCGCACGCCTCGGGCGTCGCGACCGCCGCGCTCGACGTTCGCCGGGCGGCACCGGCGTCGACGGTCCTCTCCTTCGGTGCGAGACACGTCCACCCCTCGATCGCGGCGATGATCGAGCGCAGCGCGCTCGTCGCCGGGCTCGACGGGTTCTCGCACGTCGCCGCCGGCGAGGTGATCGACCGGGAGGCGGGCGGGACGATGCCGCACGCGCTTCTCATCTGCTTCGGTCGCGACAACCAAGAGCAGGCGTGGCGGGCGTTCGACGACGCTGTCGACGAGGACGTGCCGCGCGTGGCGCTGTGCGACACCTACTCCGACGAGACCGACGAGGCGCTGCGGGCCGCAGAGGCCCTCGGCGATCGCCTCGACAGCGTGCGGCTCGATACCACCGGCTCGCGGCGCGGCGACTTCCGTCACATCATCAGGGAAGTCCGCTGGACGCTGGACACGTACGACCACGAGGACGTCGACATCTTCGTCTCCGGCGGGCTCGGCCCGTCGGACCTCCGCGAGCTCGACGACGTCGCCGACGGCTTCGGCGTCGGCGGCTACGTCTCCAACGCCGACCCCGTCGACTTCGCGCTCGACATTGTCGAAGTCGACGGCGAACCGGCGGCCAAGCGCGGGAAGCTCACCGGCGCGAAGGCGGTCTATCGAACACCCGGGGGCGGTCACCACGTCGGGCGGCGCGACGAGTCGGGGCCGGAGGAGGGAGAGGCGCTCCTCCGGCCGCTCGTGCGGGGCGGCGACATCGTCGACGACGTCGACCTCGGAATCGACGCGGCCGCCGAGCGGGCCGCTCGGGACGCCGAGAGATGCGGATACGGCGCTGATGACGCCAACAGTCAGTAG
- a CDS encoding DUF5806 family protein, with protein MDDDDADASSSGLSASGADDPAADTTETDADASRSQPDEQAESADGANRGGDGSASDDATSSDTSPDDGDTTQAAADEAADQGPPSDVEKYARFKKVDGAQYDRVNDFLRDRTYITAREWAIARLCADFRTETGVEMTKIGENLPELVPFMTDTYTPQAVNQARSSFEGKIRKSGATFLYGAMSGFFTAEELDELMYEVSEIAKFLLEVEGVDLSVEEELEAEERISSVMREVREASADLRTEELTGRDDADGDATGEDDTDQDAASDNPPADN; from the coding sequence ATGGACGACGACGACGCGGACGCGTCATCATCCGGGCTCTCGGCTTCTGGGGCGGACGACCCCGCTGCGGACACCACAGAGACGGACGCAGACGCGTCTCGGTCGCAACCAGACGAACAGGCGGAGTCCGCCGATGGAGCGAACCGCGGCGGGGACGGGTCGGCTTCGGACGACGCGACATCGAGTGATACGAGCCCGGACGACGGCGACACCACGCAGGCCGCGGCCGACGAGGCCGCCGATCAAGGGCCGCCGTCGGACGTCGAAAAGTACGCGCGCTTCAAGAAGGTCGACGGCGCGCAGTACGACCGCGTCAACGACTTCCTCCGGGATCGGACGTACATCACCGCGCGGGAGTGGGCCATCGCGCGACTGTGCGCCGATTTCCGCACGGAGACGGGCGTCGAGATGACGAAGATCGGAGAGAACCTTCCGGAGCTGGTTCCGTTTATGACCGACACGTACACGCCGCAGGCGGTCAACCAAGCCCGTTCGTCCTTCGAGGGCAAGATCCGGAAGTCGGGAGCGACGTTCCTCTACGGGGCGATGTCCGGATTCTTCACCGCCGAGGAACTCGACGAACTGATGTACGAGGTAAGCGAGATCGCGAAGTTCCTCTTGGAGGTCGAAGGCGTCGACCTCTCCGTCGAGGAGGAGTTGGAGGCCGAAGAACGAATCTCGAGCGTGATGCGGGAGGTACGAGAGGCGAGCGCGGACCTCCGCACCGAAGAACTGACCGGACGTGACGACGCGGATGGAGACGCCACCGGAGAAGACGACACAGATCAAGACGCCGCCAGCGACAATCCTCCTGCCGATAACTGA
- a CDS encoding Hvo_1808 family surface protein has protein sequence MTRNRGTLAAALALLLVLAGCSAPVMESDPVPPAGDDAAATPNADFDDPDGDVLGWENGYWHNESVDVDQSDGLSDAELEAYVARAMARVEYIRGEEFDSEVPVNVISRAEYRNRSSGGSSDGEPSEYERWNDQVWEALFVTGESESSGEAIGETRSSAVAGFYSPADDEIKIITDSPESPTINNATLVHELVHALQDQQYDLTKEKYGGDTQDEQLAADGLVEGDAKYVEQRYVQRCGESWECVATPSSGGSGGGGGGTPNLGIFLTIFQPYSDGPVYVHDLVEREGWSAIDERFETPPASSEQIIHRTDEEPVPIEYRDRARNGWETFPEQGEDGSDTVGEASMYVMFWYQARQSGAETIDPRTIGNVENRYDTYNYDAEPSAGWANDRLFPYKQATESGTEYGYVWTTEWDTERDAREFQRAYRAILDAHDAEERATNTYVVPDGQFADAFRVTRSGTRVTIVNGPTVEDVDDIRPRQS, from the coding sequence ATGACGCGGAACCGCGGCACACTCGCCGCAGCCCTCGCCCTGTTGCTCGTCCTCGCCGGGTGTAGCGCTCCGGTGATGGAGTCGGACCCCGTTCCGCCGGCCGGCGATGACGCCGCGGCGACGCCGAACGCCGACTTCGACGATCCCGACGGCGACGTGCTCGGCTGGGAGAACGGCTACTGGCACAACGAATCGGTCGACGTCGACCAGTCCGACGGCCTCTCCGACGCGGAGTTGGAGGCGTACGTCGCGCGGGCGATGGCCAGAGTCGAGTACATCCGCGGCGAGGAGTTCGACTCCGAGGTCCCCGTGAACGTGATCTCCCGTGCGGAGTACCGAAACCGCTCTTCGGGCGGGTCGAGCGACGGTGAGCCCAGCGAGTACGAGCGCTGGAACGACCAAGTGTGGGAAGCGCTGTTCGTCACCGGGGAGTCCGAGAGCAGCGGCGAGGCGATCGGCGAGACGCGAAGTTCCGCGGTCGCGGGCTTTTACTCGCCCGCGGACGACGAGATCAAGATCATCACCGACTCCCCGGAGTCGCCGACGATCAACAACGCGACGCTCGTCCACGAACTCGTCCACGCGCTGCAGGACCAGCAGTACGACCTGACGAAGGAGAAATACGGCGGGGACACGCAGGACGAACAGCTCGCGGCCGACGGCCTCGTCGAGGGTGACGCGAAGTACGTCGAACAGCGCTACGTGCAGCGCTGCGGGGAGTCGTGGGAGTGCGTCGCCACGCCGTCGAGCGGCGGGAGCGGCGGCGGTGGCGGCGGAACGCCGAACCTCGGCATCTTCCTGACGATCTTCCAGCCGTACTCCGACGGGCCAGTCTACGTCCACGACCTCGTCGAGCGTGAAGGCTGGAGCGCGATCGACGAGCGCTTCGAGACGCCGCCGGCGTCCTCCGAGCAGATCATCCACCGGACGGACGAGGAACCCGTCCCCATCGAGTACCGCGATCGAGCGCGGAACGGATGGGAGACGTTCCCCGAGCAGGGCGAAGACGGCTCCGACACCGTCGGCGAGGCGTCGATGTACGTGATGTTCTGGTATCAGGCCCGCCAGAGCGGCGCGGAGACGATCGACCCGCGAACCATCGGCAACGTCGAGAACCGCTACGACACCTACAACTACGACGCCGAGCCGTCCGCCGGCTGGGCGAACGACCGCCTGTTCCCCTACAAACAGGCGACCGAGTCGGGGACCGAGTACGGGTACGTCTGGACGACCGAGTGGGACACCGAGCGGGACGCGCGCGAGTTCCAGCGCGCCTATCGGGCGATCCTCGACGCTCACGACGCCGAAGAACGGGCGACGAACACCTACGTCGTCCCTGACGGGCAGTTCGCGGACGCGTTCCGCGTCACCCGATCGGGGACGCGCGTGACGATCGTGAACGGACCAACGGTCGAGGACGTCGACGACATCCGGCCGCGACAGTCCTGA
- a CDS encoding arylsulfotransferase (asst): protein MALPHRTRRGLLAALVLLSAALLAGGFAHAELTNDQVTGDPSVEQAFRTGDRSPVVAPRPNGTVVATDSNAFVADENDAPRAQAELVAFAPDGRIDYYENEHTRYWDVDPVSGTDATVEFVYADHLDPAECGGDSVCTRNGVERVNLTTGERTDVFSRITPGKHSTRWHDVDRIDDERLLVADIDRDRAFVVNTTTGLTEWEWDAQSDFDVASGGPYPDDWTHLNDVEHVEIDGRDAAMVSLRNHDQVAFIDFERGLLDDWTLGADGEHDTLYEQHNPDYIPPERGGPAVLVADSENSRLVEYQRVDGSWERSWTWSDERMQWARDADRLPNGHTLVTDSNGDRVFEIDTDGEVVWSATVGFPYESERLGTGDESAGGESAASLDLPSRTPSASDGSLLDRVVAALPPKVVNGIAYLFPRWVGVIEGIAALVLVVTLPSWALVEWRRSPRTLELRWPLRIGRK, encoded by the coding sequence ATGGCCCTCCCTCACCGGACCCGTCGCGGTCTTCTCGCGGCGCTCGTCTTGCTGTCGGCAGCCCTGCTCGCCGGCGGCTTCGCCCACGCCGAGTTGACGAACGATCAGGTCACGGGCGACCCGAGCGTCGAGCAGGCGTTCCGGACCGGTGACCGATCGCCGGTCGTCGCTCCTCGGCCGAACGGCACCGTCGTCGCGACCGACTCGAACGCCTTCGTCGCCGACGAGAACGACGCGCCGCGCGCGCAGGCGGAACTCGTCGCCTTCGCGCCCGACGGACGAATCGACTACTACGAGAACGAGCACACGCGGTACTGGGACGTCGACCCCGTCTCCGGGACCGACGCCACCGTCGAGTTCGTCTACGCCGACCACCTCGACCCCGCCGAGTGCGGCGGCGACTCCGTCTGCACGCGCAACGGCGTCGAGCGCGTCAACCTCACGACGGGCGAGCGGACGGACGTCTTCAGCCGGATCACGCCCGGAAAGCACTCGACGCGGTGGCACGACGTCGATCGGATCGACGACGAGCGCCTGCTCGTGGCCGACATCGACCGCGACCGCGCGTTCGTCGTGAACACGACCACCGGGCTCACCGAGTGGGAGTGGGACGCCCAGTCGGACTTCGACGTCGCGAGCGGCGGCCCGTACCCGGACGACTGGACGCATCTCAACGACGTCGAGCACGTCGAGATCGATGGGCGAGACGCCGCGATGGTCAGCCTCCGGAACCACGATCAGGTCGCGTTCATCGACTTCGAGCGCGGTCTGCTGGACGACTGGACGCTCGGTGCCGACGGCGAGCACGACACGCTCTACGAACAGCACAACCCGGACTATATCCCGCCGGAACGCGGCGGCCCGGCGGTGCTCGTCGCCGACTCGGAGAACAGCAGGCTCGTCGAATACCAGCGCGTGGACGGGTCGTGGGAGCGCTCGTGGACGTGGAGCGACGAACGGATGCAGTGGGCGCGCGACGCCGACCGGCTGCCGAACGGCCACACGCTCGTCACCGACTCGAACGGCGACCGCGTCTTCGAGATCGACACCGACGGCGAGGTCGTCTGGTCCGCGACCGTTGGGTTCCCCTACGAGTCCGAGCGACTCGGAACGGGCGACGAGAGCGCGGGCGGCGAGAGCGCCGCATCGCTCGATCTGCCCTCCCGCACGCCGAGCGCGTCCGACGGTTCGCTCCTTGACAGAGTGGTCGCCGCCCTTCCGCCGAAAGTCGTCAACGGGATCGCGTACCTGTTCCCGCGGTGGGTCGGCGTGATCGAGGGAATCGCGGCGCTCGTACTGGTCGTCACGCTCCCCTCGTGGGCGCTCGTCGAATGGCGTCGGTCCCCGCGAACGCTCGAACTCAGGTGGCCGCTCAGGATCGGACGAAAATGA
- a CDS encoding PaaI family thioesterase: MTDEDEELSGLPDDAAAFVQAYIEREHGYLSWLGTRIETLEPGRAVMTIPYDEKLTNTTSPPTVHGGIAATLIDTAGGIAQRTLLGDPIDGGVATVNLNVNYLRRASGDLTATAEVVRSGGTIGVSTVTVVSRSPEDVDDVSSRREGTSSGEAVATGQASYRLFRD; encoded by the coding sequence ATGACCGACGAAGACGAGGAGCTGTCGGGGCTGCCCGACGACGCCGCGGCGTTCGTCCAAGCGTATATCGAACGCGAGCACGGCTACCTCTCGTGGCTCGGCACGCGGATCGAGACGCTCGAACCCGGGCGAGCGGTGATGACGATCCCGTACGACGAGAAACTGACGAACACGACGAGTCCGCCGACCGTCCACGGCGGTATCGCGGCGACCCTCATCGACACCGCCGGCGGGATCGCACAGCGGACGCTCCTCGGCGATCCGATCGACGGCGGCGTCGCGACCGTGAACCTCAACGTCAACTACCTCCGACGCGCGTCGGGCGATCTGACCGCGACCGCCGAAGTCGTGCGTTCCGGCGGGACGATCGGCGTGAGTACGGTGACAGTCGTCAGCCGGAGTCCCGAGGACGTCGACGACGTCTCGAGCCGTCGGGAAGGAACGTCCTCCGGCGAGGCCGTCGCTACTGGACAGGCCTCCTATCGGCTGTTCCGGGACTGA
- a CDS encoding GNAT family N-acetyltransferase translates to MSSNRRFPDEVTGPFETPPIRFTDRTGREIEIRAYDGSDREYESLASMYDEFDPADRAQGIPPSDERRIREWLDNILTGDCLNVVAWDGETAAGHATLVPDGDASELAIFVLQAYQEAGIGTRLMKALLGYGAESGVEKVWLTVERWNQPAVGLYKKIGFEISDSESFEMEMAVRIGDGADD, encoded by the coding sequence ATGAGCTCGAATCGCCGCTTTCCCGACGAAGTCACCGGGCCGTTCGAGACGCCGCCGATTCGGTTCACCGACCGAACGGGACGGGAGATCGAAATCCGCGCGTACGACGGAAGCGACCGCGAGTACGAGTCGCTCGCGTCGATGTACGACGAGTTCGATCCGGCGGATCGCGCGCAGGGAATCCCGCCGAGCGACGAGCGACGGATCCGCGAGTGGCTCGACAACATCCTCACCGGCGACTGTCTGAACGTCGTCGCGTGGGACGGCGAGACGGCCGCGGGTCACGCCACGCTCGTCCCCGACGGCGACGCCTCCGAACTGGCGATTTTCGTCCTGCAGGCGTACCAAGAGGCGGGGATCGGGACGCGCCTAATGAAGGCACTCCTCGGCTACGGGGCGGAGTCGGGCGTCGAGAAGGTGTGGCTGACCGTGGAGCGATGGAACCAGCCGGCCGTCGGCCTGTACAAGAAGATCGGGTTCGAGATCAGCGACTCCGAGAGCTTCGAGATGGAAATGGCGGTCCGGATCGGCGACGGCGCGGACGACTGA
- a CDS encoding TIGR00296 family protein: MSEAQTVRLTYEDGARAVELARESVESYVLHGQREQPGSMRDAFYARTGAFVRIRSTRGRGRLRGCAGAYRGKDQLGHAIVDAAIQAASENSCGSEIEQPELSNLTISVCVVCKYTQTDRPLDDIELGTHGVVVDKDDNHGWLYPTIPVENGWNEEQFLTHACRKAGLSPLAWQDDDTEVTLFDGQVFRERADGGSVEELN; encoded by the coding sequence ATGTCCGAGGCGCAGACCGTTCGTCTCACCTACGAGGATGGGGCGAGGGCGGTCGAGTTAGCGCGTGAATCGGTCGAATCGTACGTTTTACACGGACAACGCGAACAGCCGGGCAGTATGCGTGACGCCTTCTACGCCCGCACCGGCGCGTTCGTCCGAATCCGATCGACGCGCGGACGCGGGCGATTGCGCGGTTGCGCCGGCGCATATCGCGGCAAAGACCAGTTGGGACACGCAATCGTCGACGCGGCGATTCAGGCCGCTTCGGAGAACTCCTGTGGCTCCGAGATCGAGCAACCCGAACTGTCGAACCTCACGATTTCCGTCTGTGTCGTCTGCAAGTACACCCAGACGGACCGCCCGCTCGACGATATCGAACTGGGGACACACGGCGTCGTCGTCGACAAGGACGACAACCACGGCTGGCTGTACCCGACGATCCCGGTCGAAAACGGCTGGAACGAAGAGCAGTTCCTCACACACGCCTGCCGAAAGGCGGGGCTCTCCCCGCTCGCGTGGCAGGACGACGACACGGAGGTCACGCTGTTCGACGGGCAGGTCTTCCGCGAGCGCGCCGACGGCGGCAGCGTCGAAGAGCTGAACTGA
- a CDS encoding MBL fold metallo-hydrolase has protein sequence MELRFLGGAGEVGRSAILVNDSLLLDYGMLAGTPPKFPVDAPEPDAVVVSHGHLDHAGAVPALLSGRDRPSIHWTPPTRELALTLARDTLKLHSGTFRCPFTETDVQRVTQVSETHGYGETFEAAGHEVTLYNAGHIPGSAHVLVDEAGRSPASSRTRSVDDGDTRLFYTGDFHTDDQQLVAGTTARPDADVVVCESTYADVEHDARADVEARFVESVETTLWEGGSVIVPAFAIGRTQELLLVCEQYDIPCYVDGMGKSVTKMLRGHPEFVRDADALRRAKSHARFVTGRNGQRERIVDQQAAIITTSGMLSGGPAMTYIPEIRSNPTNKITLTGYQVEGTPGRNLLETGSAEIDGRMLTVSARVEQYAFSAHADRSGLRSLLDEYRDAEILVNHGDRCDSFAAELENEGFSASAPAVGETRSV, from the coding sequence ATGGAACTCCGGTTTCTGGGCGGCGCTGGCGAGGTCGGACGGAGCGCGATCCTCGTCAACGACTCGCTGCTGCTCGATTACGGGATGCTCGCGGGAACGCCCCCGAAGTTCCCCGTCGACGCGCCGGAGCCGGACGCGGTTGTCGTGAGTCACGGTCACCTCGACCACGCGGGGGCGGTTCCGGCCTTGCTGAGCGGTAGGGACCGTCCGTCGATCCACTGGACGCCGCCGACCCGAGAGCTCGCGCTGACGCTCGCGCGCGACACGCTCAAATTACATAGTGGGACGTTCCGCTGCCCGTTCACCGAGACTGATGTCCAGCGCGTCACGCAGGTCTCCGAGACCCACGGGTACGGCGAGACCTTCGAGGCGGCGGGTCACGAGGTCACCCTCTACAACGCGGGTCACATTCCCGGGAGCGCGCACGTCCTCGTCGACGAGGCGGGACGAAGTCCCGCTAGCAGCCGAACGCGGTCCGTCGATGACGGCGACACACGGCTGTTCTACACCGGCGACTTCCACACCGACGACCAGCAGTTGGTCGCCGGAACGACCGCGCGTCCCGACGCCGACGTCGTCGTCTGCGAGAGCACGTACGCGGACGTCGAGCACGACGCGCGCGCGGACGTGGAAGCGCGCTTCGTCGAGAGCGTCGAGACGACGCTGTGGGAGGGCGGATCCGTGATCGTTCCGGCGTTCGCCATCGGCCGCACGCAGGAGCTACTGCTGGTCTGCGAGCAGTACGATATCCCCTGTTACGTCGACGGAATGGGCAAATCCGTGACGAAGATGCTCCGCGGACATCCCGAATTCGTCCGCGACGCCGACGCACTGCGCCGGGCGAAATCGCACGCGCGGTTCGTCACCGGTCGGAACGGCCAGCGCGAGCGTATCGTCGACCAGCAGGCCGCGATTATCACCACCAGTGGGATGCTCTCCGGGGGGCCGGCGATGACGTACATTCCCGAAATCCGCTCGAACCCGACGAACAAGATCACGCTGACCGGGTATCAAGTCGAGGGGACGCCGGGGCGGAACCTCCTCGAAACGGGGAGTGCGGAGATCGACGGGCGGATGCTGACGGTGAGCGCGCGGGTCGAACAGTATGCCTTCTCGGCGCACGCCGACCGCTCCGGACTGCGCTCCCTCCTCGACGAGTACCGAGACGCGGAGATACTCGTCAACCACGGGGACCGGTGTGACTCCTTCGCCGCGGAGCTCGAAAACGAGGGGTTCAGCGCGAGCGCGCCGGCGGTCGGCGAGACCCGTTCCGTGTGA